The stretch of DNA ATCCTCCACGCGGAAATGCGCCCCCGCGAACGTGACCCGCTCGCCGCGCATCAGCCGGTCCACGAGGCCGATCCACTCGCGGCCGTAGGCGTAGCGGTCGTCGTGCGCGGGGAACGGCAGGCCGGCCCGCTCGAACTCGGCCCGGTTCCAGGCATTCACGAGGTTCAGCGCGAAGCGGCCGCCGCTGATGTGCTCGATCTGGAGTGCCATCTTGGCGAGCACGACCGGGTGGTAGAGCCCGGGCTTGATCGCCGCGATGATCTCGATGCGCCGGGTGAGCGCCGCGAGGGCCGCCGCCCCCGTCCAGGCCTCGAGCTGGTCGCGGTCCCCATCGTAGGGGTTCATCGTGTGCTGGGCGACCAGCACGGAATCGTAGCCCAGGGCCTCCGCCTCCAGGACCAGGGCGCGGTTGCGCTCCCAGCTGGCGTCGTCCGGCTCGTCGGGGTCGTGGTGGGAGGCCCGGGAGCCGTGAACGGCCGCCCAGATGCCGAAGCGGGGTGCGTCGGTCGGTCCGGCCACGGCCTCAGCCCCGACCCACGGGCGCCTGCCAGATCGGCACGTCGGTGGCGTCGATCCGGCGCGGGATGAGCTTGGCCTCGTAGAACACGTCGGCGATGGCCTGCTGCTCGCCGAGCTGGGCGCGGTCCACCGGCTCGACCGCGTAGGTGCGGCGGCTGTTGGCGGCGGCCACCACCGCGGGCGGCAGGTCGCCCCAGATCGGCGCGAGGAGCGCCACCGCCTCCTGCGGGTTCGCCCGCATCCAGGCGCCGGCCTCGACCAGCGCCCGGTAAACCGTGGCGACGACCTCCGGCTGCGCGGCGACGAAGCTGTCGTTGACGAGGTAGTAGCGGTGATAGCTCGTCAGACCGGTGGCGTCGGCGACGACCCGCACCGGGCGCTTGGCCTGCGCGAAGGCGAGGAACGGGTCCCAGATCGACCACGCGTCGAGGCTGCCCTGCTCGAAGGCGGCCGCGCCCTCCGGTGCCTGGAGGTAGGCCGGCTTGATGTCGGAAAAACTCAGGCCGGCGCGCTTCAGGGCGGCGGCGAGCACGTAGTGGCTGCCCGAGCCCCGGGAGACGCCGACCGTGCGGCCCTTGAGATCCGCGACCGTGCGGATCGGCGAGTCCGCCGGGACGATGATCGCCTCGGCGGCCGGCGCGCCGCGCTCGCGGGCGTAGAAGGTCAGCGGCGCCCTGGCCGACTGCGTGAAGATCGGCACCGCGTCGGCGACGTCGGCGTGGATGTCCACGGCGCCGGCCGACATGGGCTCGATCACGCTGGTGAACAGGTGCCAGCTCGGGGTGAAGCCCAGCGGCGCGAGGCGCTCGGCGAGCGTCCCCTTCACCTTCAGCACGGTGAACAGCACCGAGGAGCGCTGCATGCTGATCTTCACCTCGCGGGGACCGGCCAGCACCGCGGGCGTGCCGAGCGCCAGGGTGGCGGCGGCGCCGAGGCCAGTGCGCAGCACCGATCGGCGGGACGGGGCGATCCGGCTCAACGTGTCGTCGGTCATCGAGATCTCGCGGATCGGACGGTGTGGTCGAAGGCAAGGCCGGATAGGCGCGGCGGTCCGGATAGTCCGCGACGGTCCGCGCCAAATCTGGCTGCGTACTATTCAAGACCGGCGCCGATGACCGGATCAATGGAATAGGATTTCTATTTACTCGCGGAGTGGAAAAGCGCGTCCTCCCGATGGCGGTGCGCGCAGCAAGGCCGTCTTCCGAACGCATCGGAGGGCCCGTCTCATGTTGCGGGCGGCCTCGGCCGGCCCGATGGCTGGGCCGGATCCGGCGCCGCAGAGGATCTCCGTGACGCGCGCCCCGGGCGAAGAAAAGTATTTCCTCGGAGGACTGACTTATAAATCAAACCTATTTCTGAAGAGGATCTGCCGAGATGTTGGTTCCAAATGCCTGGCCGGCATCCGGATTCGGCTTGAGTGCGGAGATCATCTCACCGATTCCATGGCCGTGCGCCCGGGGGCGCGGGTCGGAATCGGGAACAGGAAGCCATGTCGCAGACGGAAGCGGGGTGGGGTGCGGGTCCGAGCGCGCGCTACGAGGCGCTGGCGGATCGGTTTCGCCCGGTCTTCGCCGAGATCCGCGCCACCGCGGTCGAGCGGGACCGCACGCGTCGCCTGCCCCATGCCGAGATCGGCTGGCTGCGGGAGGCGAACTTCACCACCCTGCGTCTCGCCCTCGAGGAGGGCGGACACGGCGCCAGCCTTCCGGAGCTGTTCGCGCTGCTGATCGAGCTGTCCCAGGCGGATTCCAACGTCACCAACGCCCTGCGCGCCCATTTCGGCTTCACCGAGGACGCGCTGTGCTCCGCGTCGGCCGCGTGGCGCACCGCCTGGATCGCCCGGATCGGCGCCGGCGAGACGATCGGCAGCGGCGTCTCGGAGACGGGGCCCGCCAAGGTCGGCGCCTTCGACACGGTGGTCCGGCGCCGCGACGGGACCGCCGTCATCGACGGCCGAAAATTCTACACCACGGGCTCGCTGTTCGCGGATTACATCCACCTCTCGGCCGAGGACGAGGCGGGCGGCGCCGTGACCGCCGCGGTGCCGGTGCGCGCGCCGGGCGTGACCATCGTGGACGACTGGGACGGGTTCGGGCAGGCGCTCACCGCCAGCGGCACCGCGACCTTCGCGGACGTCGCGCTCGACCCGGCGCTGATCAAGCCGGATCCGGCGCGCTTCCCCTACGCCATGGCGTTCTTCCAGCTGGTGCATCTCGCCACGCTCGCCGGGATCGGCCGGGCCGCGGCCGAGGACGTGGCGCGGCTCGTGGCCGAGCGTTCCCGGGTCTACAGCCACGGCAATGCCGGGCGCGCGGCGGACGACCCGCAGATCCAGGCGGTGGTGGGGCGCGTCCGGGGGAACGCCTACGCGGCCGGCGCCGTGGTGCTGAAGGCCGCCGAATCCCTCCAGCGGGCCTACGACGCGCATCGGGCCGGCGACGGCGCGGCGGCGGACCGGGCGGCGACGCTCGCCGATGTCGAGGTCAACCAGGCGGTGAGCGTGGTGACCGATCTCGTGCTCCAGGCCACGACGAGTCTGTTCGACGCGCTGGGCGCCTCGGCGGTGAAGGCGGGCCTCGGACTCGACCGCTACTGGCGCAACGCCCGCACCATCGCGTCCCACAACCCGCGGATCTACCGGGACCGGATCGTCGGGGCCTTCGCGGTCACGGGCGCGCCGCCGCCGCGGCAGTACCGCGTCGGATCGGCGTGAGGCGACCGTGCCGCGCCGCCGCGACCGCCTGCGCCTGGGCGCCTGCCTGGACCCAGGCGGGCACCACGTCGCCGCGTGGCGGCACCCGTCCGCGCAGGCGGATGCCGGGAGCAACGCCGCCCATGACCGGCAGATCGCCCGGACCGCGGAGGCCGCGAAGTTCGACCCGGTTTTCCTCGCCGACGGGGTCAGCATCCGGGGCGACGACCTCGACGCCCTGAGCCGGACGGCGATCCGCTACGTCGGCCCGGTCGAGCCGCCGTCCCTGCCGGGGGACCGCGACGGTTTCGCCGCGCGCGTCGTCCCCGAACTGCAGCGCCGGAGCCTGTTCCGAGAGGACTATAAGGGACCGACGTTGCGTGAAAATCTCGGCCTGCCCCGGCCGGTGGGGCGAGGCAGCGTGCCAGACGATGAGCCGTGACGATGAGCCGTGACGATGAACCCCCGCCGGCGCGCCGGCGCTTCCTCGCTCAGGGCGCGGCGGCGGCCGCGGCCGCGCTCGCCGGCGGGCCGGCCCGGGCGGAGGAGGCGGCGCCCCCGGCCGTTCCCGAATGGATGAAGATCCCGGGCGCCGATGTCGGCAGCCAGACCTACGGCCGGCCCTCGCGCTTCGAGGACGGCGTCATCCGCAACGTCCCGCAGGGTCTGAAGCAGTATATCTCGGCGTCGAGCCGCACGCCGCTGCAGGATCTCGACGGCATCCTGACGCCCAACGGCCTGTTCTACGAGCGCCACCACGGCGGCATCCCGGACATCGATCCCGCCCGGCACCGGCTGATGATCCACGGGCTCGTCGAGACACCGCTGATCCTCACCATGGAGGACATCCGCCGCTTCCCGTCGGAATCGCACATCTACTTCCTCGAATGCTCGGGCAACCCGGGCTTCGAGGCCATCAAGGGGCGGACAGCGTCGGATCTCGTCGGTCTCGTCAGCTGCGCCGAATGGACGGGCGTGCGCCTCGCGACCGTGCTGGCGGAGGCCGGGCTCAAGCCGGACGCGCGGTGGATCGTGGCCGAGGGCGCGGACGCGGCCGCGCTGACCCGCAGCATCCCGATCGCCAAGTGCCTCGACGACGCCCTGCTGGTCTACAGCCAGAACGGGGAGCGGCTGCGCCCGCAGCAGGGCTACCCGCTCCGGGTGCTCCTGCCCGGCTACGAGGGCAACATGAGCGTGAAGTGGCTGCGCCGGCTCAACGTCACGGCGGAGCCGGCCTATTCGCGCGAGGAGACGTCGAAGTACACCGACCTGATGCCCGACGGCACGGCCCGGCAATTCACCTTCGTCATGGAGGCCAAGTCGATCATCACGCGGCCCTCGGGCACCCAGCGGATCGCCCCCGGCTTCCGCGAGATCACCGGCCTCGCCTGGAGCGGGCGCGGGCGGATCCGCGGCGTGCAGATCTCGACCGACGGGGGCGCGAGCTGGCGGGACGCGGTGCTGCAGGAGCCGGTGCTCAACCGGGCGCTGACGCGCTTCCGCCTGCCCTGGCACTGGGACGGCACGCCGACCACCATCGCGAGCCGGGCGATCGACGAGACCGGGTACGTCCAGCCGAGCTTCGACGCGCTGACGGCGGTGCGCGGCCTCAAATCCTTCTACCACAACAACGCGGTCGTGCCCTGGCGCATCGGGCCGGACGGCGAGGTGACCAATGGCTACGCGTGAAGCGAGCGCCGCCGTCGGCATGGCCCTGGTGCTCGCCTGCGCGGGGTCGGCGCCGGCGAGCGAGCGCCTCGGGATCGGGCGCCCGGCCTCGGAGGCGGAGATCGCCGCCTGGAACATCGACATCGACCGCGACGGGCGGAAGCTGCCGCCGGGACACGGCAGCGTCGCCCAGGGGCGCGCGGTCTTCGACGCGCAGTGCGCGTCCTGCCACGGCGGGCGGGGCGAGGGCGGGACCGGCGAGCGGCTCGTCGGCGGGCGGGGTACGCTCGCCTCGGCGAAGCCGCTCAAGACCGTCGGCAGCTTCTGGCCCTACGCGCCGACCCTGTTCGACTACATCCGGCGGGCGATGCCGATGAACGCACCGCAATCGCTCAGCGCCGACGAGGTCTACGCGGTCTCGGGCTACGTGCTGTACCTGAACGGGCTCGTCCCGGAGAGCGCCGTGCTCGACGCCGCCACCCTGGCCGCCGTCCGCATGCCGAACCGCGACGGGTTCGTTCCCGATCCCAGGCCCGACGTGAGACCCTGACGGGAGCGGCGTACCCGATGAGGCCGCCCCGGTCCCGCCCGCCGCCGTGCCGCCACGGCGCTGTGGCCGTTCGGCCACTGTCTTCGCAACATTATTACATTCGGTTGTCGGGGCGTTGACCCGGCCGGTCGCCGCGGCAAGTATCCTCCGGCCAAGGTTTTCCGGGCACGGCTCGGAGCCGGAACGGGACGCCGGCGCGTGCTTCGCGCCGCATCCGGATCTGCCCCGCACCTGTGGACGGGGCGTTCCCGCCCTGCGCGGCCGCCGGTGCCGCGCGCCGGGACGGTCCGGCGGCGGCGATGACCCGCGTCGCGGAAGGCGACCTTCGGCGCGATGACGTTCCTCGGGCGCGGTGCCCCAGCGGAGCGCGCGGTGCCGCCCCTCCGGGCGGGACGCCGCTCGCCGCCGCGTGGCCGCGCGCCGGCAGCAGCGAGTGTGTGGTGGCGAGTTCTGGACGACCGTCCTTCCGCGAAAGTCCCAGGCCGCGCCGGGGATACGCCGGCCCTGCACGGGCGCGACGCGGCAGCCCGCGTCTGGCACTCGC from Methylobacterium radiotolerans JCM 2831 encodes:
- a CDS encoding aliphatic sulfonate ABC transporter substrate-binding protein — its product is MTDDTLSRIAPSRRSVLRTGLGAAATLALGTPAVLAGPREVKISMQRSSVLFTVLKVKGTLAERLAPLGFTPSWHLFTSVIEPMSAGAVDIHADVADAVPIFTQSARAPLTFYARERGAPAAEAIIVPADSPIRTVADLKGRTVGVSRGSGSHYVLAAALKRAGLSFSDIKPAYLQAPEGAAAFEQGSLDAWSIWDPFLAFAQAKRPVRVVADATGLTSYHRYYLVNDSFVAAQPEVVATVYRALVEAGAWMRANPQEAVALLAPIWGDLPPAVVAAANSRRTYAVEPVDRAQLGEQQAIADVFYEAKLIPRRIDATDVPIWQAPVGRG
- a CDS encoding monooxygenase translates to MSQTEAGWGAGPSARYEALADRFRPVFAEIRATAVERDRTRRLPHAEIGWLREANFTTLRLALEEGGHGASLPELFALLIELSQADSNVTNALRAHFGFTEDALCSASAAWRTAWIARIGAGETIGSGVSETGPAKVGAFDTVVRRRDGTAVIDGRKFYTTGSLFADYIHLSAEDEAGGAVTAAVPVRAPGVTIVDDWDGFGQALTASGTATFADVALDPALIKPDPARFPYAMAFFQLVHLATLAGIGRAAAEDVARLVAERSRVYSHGNAGRAADDPQIQAVVGRVRGNAYAAGAVVLKAAESLQRAYDAHRAGDGAAADRAATLADVEVNQAVSVVTDLVLQATTSLFDALGASAVKAGLGLDRYWRNARTIASHNPRIYRDRIVGAFAVTGAPPPRQYRVGSA
- the soxC gene encoding sulfite dehydrogenase; the encoded protein is MSRDDEPPPARRRFLAQGAAAAAAALAGGPARAEEAAPPAVPEWMKIPGADVGSQTYGRPSRFEDGVIRNVPQGLKQYISASSRTPLQDLDGILTPNGLFYERHHGGIPDIDPARHRLMIHGLVETPLILTMEDIRRFPSESHIYFLECSGNPGFEAIKGRTASDLVGLVSCAEWTGVRLATVLAEAGLKPDARWIVAEGADAAALTRSIPIAKCLDDALLVYSQNGERLRPQQGYPLRVLLPGYEGNMSVKWLRRLNVTAEPAYSREETSKYTDLMPDGTARQFTFVMEAKSIITRPSGTQRIAPGFREITGLAWSGRGRIRGVQISTDGGASWRDAVLQEPVLNRALTRFRLPWHWDGTPTTIASRAIDETGYVQPSFDALTAVRGLKSFYHNNAVVPWRIGPDGEVTNGYA
- a CDS encoding c-type cytochrome, translated to MATREASAAVGMALVLACAGSAPASERLGIGRPASEAEIAAWNIDIDRDGRKLPPGHGSVAQGRAVFDAQCASCHGGRGEGGTGERLVGGRGTLASAKPLKTVGSFWPYAPTLFDYIRRAMPMNAPQSLSADEVYAVSGYVLYLNGLVPESAVLDAATLAAVRMPNRDGFVPDPRPDVRP